Below is a window of Leptidea sinapis chromosome 4, ilLepSina1.1, whole genome shotgun sequence DNA.
GATGTCGTTGCTCGCGACATCTTGCAGTAGTTTTTAATAGTTGTATAAAAAATGGCTCGTTTTCTGACCTTCTAAAATATAAGTAGTAAAGTTAcatcaaaactttttttttcgctctgtcttcttctattgacctaagtcagcaTGAGAAAAAATAcaccttagcggctgtttaaagttagcggaccattatgaataaggtaaggtaaggtaataagttactttatataaaacaatttggctttacaaGCGGACGCTCAACTACGGTTGTaggtgttgagctaatcagGAATATCCTTGAGgtctgggaggaatcacagaatgcaggtatcttctgtgatttatctaaggctttccactgtgttcaacattcaacgttGGTCTGGAAGCTATAAGCTATGTCACTGTGATATAAAAGGACTCAATCTTCTgatcttatatttaaataatataattcaaaaggtctcgtaaaaaaaaaattgattcctttcgaattctttttgatttcatttcttatactactagatactactactgcttcggaaacaaatggcgctctgagagagaaggcgcaagaaactctcccaacattcttttttttgcgctcttttcaataaaaatatacaatattgtacagtcatttctatcgctataaaataatcacaatctagtcccaggctgtccgatcatttagatattcagcagtggagtaataggatttacgacagagccttttttttataaaacatttaaatttatttatagataatgcctgaacagtggctggggaacaatggcaggagatctcctgggacttcTCACGAAATGTAGCACAAGGGTCAATTATTGGACCATTCttattctaatttatattatgatctaCCTaaacttgtagaaaaaaaacacaaggttcTTTGCTGACGACACTTCACTAATATCcaaagtgaaaagaagccatgttttatatgacgaagtgaacAATGCTGTATCTGATATCAATACGATATCAGATACAGCATTGTTCCTACTTAAATTTACCGCACCAAATGTCATAAATGTAGATGCGATTTCGAATGTATGCGAATAtaaaacggagaggtgataaatccagtggaatctgctatatttcttggcatccTATAACTctgatgaaaatttaataaaactctattttttaaaatttcaaactgCAATAAGATTTGAAtggatgaaccgattttcacgcaGTTGGCGGCATACGACGCCTTTTAAGCCTTATAAAGGATGAGTTTGAATTGTTAAATATAGCTATGTAAaacgaaatataaaacatatataagatattcctaattgtattttaataacacAGTATATACTACGGTATACACTCAGTTGAAACTGACAGTGATTATTTTCTTGCCTTCTATGATTTTTGTAGTGAGATACAGTGGGtagacttttaaaataaaataaccgcGATAGCTTATGTTTGGGGCGCGCGCCGATCACGCATGCGCAGCGTGGCGACGACTGTACTTTCACGGAGTCAATGTATCTCTACTTACGAGTCACGATACAACGCGCGTATTTTTACACCGACTCGCCGCCTTCTGATTTCGTCattctaattataaataacGGTCAAATTACTGACTTTGACGACACTTATATTCGTAACAGTCTAACACATTTGCATTTCAATGTTAATACTGCACTTACTACATAAAATaactcaataaaaatattcctaCTTTATATACTTACTTCTTTGATATTAACCTGAAATAGGTAGTTAAAAATGTAAGCTTACATAGTCTACAAGTAAATAATATGAACTCTACCTAAGTAGAGACGTTATTTTCGTTTGAATTGAAGTTGTTTTATGCAAGTTTCTAGTATCTGTGCAATACTATCTTCAGTTATCAACCATTTTCTATTTATCATGGGGCTATCGagattaaaattgaaaccttgaacttaataaaaataaaaagtatctatAGTTAAAAGTAGGTTACGGAACGCTAACCGTACGCAGTGCTCCCTCGAGTACAATACTGATAACAATACAAGTCGTTCTTTGTAGTAAAATGATTGTTATTTCAAAGTTGAGCTTTTCTAGCGCTCGGTTCGTTGACATTTGCCGAAACTGCAACAAAACAAATGCAGCAGTGGACGCCATGCTCCGGCCGCGGCGACCTTGCTGCCCGCGCGGCCCGCTGACGTCACGCGGGGGCGCGCCGGTGACGTCACTGCGGCCTCGCCGCCGTCACTCGGCGGGCACGTGAACAGCACGCGCGGCCACGAGCTCGCTGCGTGATCGCCGCGCGCTCATTGGTCGGTTGGGGCGAGCCGCTCGCTGTCATTGGCTGCGCGCCCCCCGTACTCCGTGACCGCGCGCGCCTGCTCGCTCGAGCTATCGCGACGCGGTTTATTCGTCTGCCGCTCGTCGACGAAAGCGATCGCTACCTCTGAAAGGAAACGCGTCCCGCCAACGCAACTTTGTGAATTAAAAAGAAAGTTTTCAACGTTGAATGTATATACCGTAATGATGACAACTATGTTAGAAGTTAGCGGTCCACCCTCACCGCCGTCAACGCCGCCGTTGATGGATGATAAAGTgagtgtttatttaattattttttttttccaaaaattccagaaaatatttaaaatctctataaattcataaaacaaaacttttctTATCTCGTACTTATTGGAAAGCGTACCGCATACCACTAGCTAGAGCACGCAGGCTACGCGTGATCCGCTCCGAGACAGCAGTGAACGCTTACTGATGTGTGTTATCTTTGTCTACAGATCGATCTTCCGCTGAAGAAGTTGGCGCTGAAGCGGGCCCGGGAGTCTCCACCGGCCGGCCTGGTCACCCCTCAGCCGTCGGACTCGGAGGGCGAGGACGAGTTCGCCAAGCGATCCCGATGTGAACTGGCCAGGCTGCTCCTCACCACTCCGCCACCGGAGCCCGGCGTCAGGCCCTCGGTCATCATGAGGGCTCACAAAGACGGCACCTGCAGTCCCGAGCCTCTCCAGCCGCCCCCACAGACCATGAATATACTAAAAACGctcaaatttaaaatgaaccGTGGTCACAGTTATTCCCAAACCAAATACATCGCCAGTCAGGCCCAGGCCCCCCCGCCCCCCAGTAGCGAGGTGCACGAGGCCCGCGCGCCGTGTCCGCGCGTGCCGCCGCTGGCGACGTCTCCGGCGGCGGCGCCCGGCCTGGCGACGTCGCCAGGCTGGGTGCCGCTGGCCCCGCGGCCGGCGGCGGCCGTGTTGGTGCCGGGCTCGCTGCTGCCGGCGGCGTCGCTGTGGCTGGTGTCGCCGGCGCCCGCGGCCCGGCGCCGCCTCTACGAGTGCTCGCACCCCGGCTGCGGCAAGAACTACTTCAAGTCGTCGCACCTGAAGGCTCACGCGCGCACGCACACCGGCGAGCGACCGTTCCGCTGCGCGTGGCCCGGCTGCGAGCGACGGTTCTCCCGCTCCGACGAACTGTCCCGCCACAAGCGAACCCACACCGGAGAGAAGAAGTTCGTCTGTCGCGTGTGCAACCGCCGCTTCATGCGCTCCGACCACCTCGCCAAACACGTGAAGCGGCACGCCAAGGAGAGGACGGCCCAGCCGCCGGTCCTCAGGATCCTGCCGACGCCCCGAGCCCTCCCGGTGCAGGCGCAATAACCGAACTGTGATTTGATCTCATGATCCTAGATGTACAACGCTAAAGACTGTCCTACTACTTAAGCTTTACGTAAGAATATAAAGAGATTGTTTTATAAATGTTGTTTGTTTTCACTGAACACAATCACGATTCACTCGACACTGGCGCAGGACGCAGGTATCACTCGATGGTGGGACGGTGATCGTCGGACCGCGGCCCCGCGACTGAAGGCGCTCCCGCCGCCGCCACACGCAACCTCTGATAACAAAGCTACCTGCTGTTATCTCGAACGAGATATCCAATTGTAGAGTTTATTCTCAGATATATGTAATCAGTATGAGTCAATAATCATTTACAATGAGTTcacgttataatatatttattacaatataattaatacagaAAATAACTtagaagttatatatatataaaataacatagaaATTTAAAAGTTCTAGCCTTTCAACTATGAGATAAAAAGGAATAAGTATACATAAAAACTTCCTCTAATATATTACAGTctatatattacttattaagttgaaccaaaacaaaatagaataatatttaaaaaaattgggttttacataatatgttttaaaaaatgaaagatatagaatactagctgacccagcaaacgttgtattgccatataaagtaattaaaaaaaattttagggatgcaaccgattctcagacctaccaaatttatcgtactacaataattgtattcgattgccatcttgcaaccctatagcggatttgtggatgaatTGAGTAACTACATCTACTAATaatatcccccgtaaccgcacaacggtgcttcacttgctaatatcagggcgcggagtccttctttttttactcgtccgtgccttaaagttaatgtttcctTATATCACATGTTATCTTTGACtctcaaaatgaaaaagaaagtaatggtattatatttaatgaaacattaactttaaagatGCTCTCTGCAACTAGGGGATAAGAAGTTAACTGTCAAAAGATTATTATTTCACTAGCAAATCTTGCAATCATAAAAAGTATgagtgtacttatgtatgcacgcaagaagttatacttctttggcctaacaaagcaaaaaaattgtaaaaatcttacaacgatgactttgacaattaattattaaataacgaatacggctgtacgggcttgaacctttTTCCTACCCTAATAAggaacgaagaaaccaaaaaataacgagtgtcgcaaacgtcagaaaattttaggaaccaacttcaccctgttaatCTTgagttacagtgatgcgcgcgcaaattaaaatttcactctcatcat
It encodes the following:
- the LOC126979923 gene encoding Krueppel-like factor 11, with product MMTTMLEVSGPPSPPSTPPLMDDKIDLPLKKLALKRARESPPAGLVTPQPSDSEGEDEFAKRSRCELARLLLTTPPPEPGVRPSVIMRAHKDGTCSPEPLQPPPQTMNILKTLKFKMNRGHSYSQTKYIASQAQAPPPPSSEVHEARAPCPRVPPLATSPAAAPGLATSPGWVPLAPRPAAAVLVPGSLLPAASLWLVSPAPAARRRLYECSHPGCGKNYFKSSHLKAHARTHTGERPFRCAWPGCERRFSRSDELSRHKRTHTGEKKFVCRVCNRRFMRSDHLAKHVKRHAKERTAQPPVLRILPTPRALPVQAQ